A genomic region of Microtus ochrogaster isolate Prairie Vole_2 chromosome 15, MicOch1.0, whole genome shotgun sequence contains the following coding sequences:
- the Hdac7 gene encoding histone deacetylase 7 isoform X1, producing the protein MHSPGAGCPALQPDTPGCQSQPMDLRVGQRPTVEPVPEPALLALQHPQRLHRHLFLAGLQQPQRSAEPMRLSMDAPVPELQGGQQEQELRQLLNKDKSKRSAVASSVVKQKLAEVILKKQQAALERTVHPSSPSIPYRTLEPLDTEGAARSVLSSFLPAVPSLPTEAPEHFPLRKTVSEPNLKLRYKPKKSLERRKNPLLRKESAPPSLRRRPAETLGDSSPGSSSTPASGCSSPNDSEHGPNPALGSEALLGQRLRLQESSLAPFALPTMSLLPAITLGLPAPARADGERRTHSTLGPRGPVLGNPHAPLFLHHGLEPEAGGTLPSRLQPILLLDPSVSHAPLWTVPGLGPLPFQFAQPLLTTERLSGSGLHRPLNRTRSEPLPPSATASPLLGPLQSRQDRLKPHVQLIKPAISPPQRPAKPSEKPRLRQIPSAEDLETDGGGVGPLVNDRLEPRESGHGPPEGRGPVSLQQRQQVPLWEQQHLTGRLSQGSSGDSVLLPLAQVGHRPLSRTQSSPAAPVSLLSPEPTCQTQVLNSSETPATGLVYDSVMLKHQCSCGDNSKHPEHAGRIQSIWSRLQERGLRSQCECLRGRKASLEELQSVHSERHVLLYGTNPLSRLKLDNGKLTGLLAQRMFVMLPCGGVGVDTDTIWNELHSSNAARWAAGSVTDLAFRVASGELKNGFAVVRPPGHHADHSTAMGFCFFNSVAIACRQLQQQGKASKILIVDWDVHHGNGTQQTFYQDPSVLYISLHRHDDGNFFPGSGAVDEVGTGNGEGFNVNVAWAGGLDPPMGDPEYLAAFRIVVMPIAREFAPDLVLVSAGFDAAEGHPAPLGGYHVSAKCFGYMTQQLMNLAGGAVVLALEGGHDLTAICDASEACVAALLGNKVDPLSEEGWKQKPNLNALRSLEAVIRVHRKYWGCMQRLASCPDSWLPRVPGADAEVEAVTALASLSVGILAEDRPSQQLVEEEEPMNL; encoded by the exons GCTGCCCTGCCCTCCAGCCAGACACGCCAGGCTGCCAGTCCCAGCCCATGGATCTGCGCGTGGGCCAGCGGCCCACAGTGGAGCCCGTACCAGAGCCTGCGCTACTGGCCCTGCAGCACCCCCAGCGTCTGCACCGCCATCTCTTCCTGGCAGGCCTGCAACAGCCACAGCGCTCAGCGGAGCCCATGAGG CTCTCCATGGACGCGCCAGTGCCAGAGCTGCAGGGGGGACAGCAGGAACAAGAACTTCGGCAACTTCTCAATAAAGACAAGAGCAAGCGAA gtGCTGTAGCCAGCAGTGTGGTCAAGCAGAAGCTGGCTGAGGTGATCCTGAAAAAACAGCAGGCTGCCCTTGAGAGAACAGTCCATCCCAGCAGCCCCAGTATTCCCTACAG AACTCTTGAGCCCTTGGACACAGAGGGTGCTGCCCGCTCTGTGCTTAGCAGCTTCCTGCCTGCAGTTCCCAGCCTGCCCACTGAAGCCCCGGAACACTTTCCCCTGCGTAAAACAG TATCTGAGCCCAACCTGAAGCTGCGCTATAAGCCCAAGAAGTCCCTGGAGCGGCGCAAGAATCCCCTGCTCAGAAAGGAGAGTGCCCCGCCCAGCCTTCGGAGGCGGCCTGCCGAGACCCTTGGAG aCTCCTCCCCCGGTAGTAGCAGCACACCTGCCTCAGGGTGCAGCTCCCCCAATGACAGCGAGCATGGCCCCAATCCTGCCTTGGGCTCAGAG GCGCTCTTGGGCCAGCGGCTGCGGCTGCAGGAGAGTTCTCTGGCCCCGTTCGCTTTGCCGACAATGTCCTTGCTGCCCGCAATCACACTGGGGCTGCCTGCCCCTGCCAGG gcTGATGGTGAGCGCAGGACCCATTCGACTTTGGGCCCTCGGGGTCCTGTCCTGGGGAACCCCCACGCTCCCCTCTTCCTGCACCACGGTCTGGAGCCAGAGGCTGGGGGGACCTTACCCTCTCGCCTGCAGCCCATTCTCCTCCTGGATCCCTCAGTCTCCCACGCCCCACTGTGGACTG TGCCTGGGCTTGGGCCCTTGCCCTTCCAATTTGCCCAGCCCTTACTGACCACCGAGCGGCTCTCCGGCTCAGGCCTCCACCGGCCACTTAACCGGACCCGCTCAGAGCCCCTGCCCCCCAGCGCCACTGCCTCCCCTCTGCTGGGCCCCCTGCAATCCCGACAGGATCGGCTCAAACCTCATGTCCAGCTGATCAAG CCAGccatctcccctccccagagGCCCGCCAAGCCAAGCGAGAAGCCCCGACTGCGGCAGATACCCTCAGCTGAGGACCTAGAGACAGATGGTGGGGGAGTGGGACCTCTGGTGAATGATCGCCTGGAACCTAGGGAGTCAGGCCACGGGCCTCCCGAGGGCAGAGGCCCCGTTTCTCTGCAGCAGCGCCAGCAG GTGCCGCTCTGGGAGCAGCAGCATCTAACTGGGCGGCTCTCCCAGGGAAGCTCCGGCGACTCTGTGTTGCTACCTCTGGCCCAGGTCGGACACCGGCCCCTGTCCAGAACCCAGTCTTCCCCAGCAGCTCCTGTTTCCCTACTGAGCCCAGAGCCCACCTGTCAGACCCAAGTCCTCAACAGCTCAGAGACACCTGCCACAG GGCTGGTCTATGACTCAGTGATGCTGAAACACCAATGCTCCTGTGGAGACAACAGCAAGCACCCTGAGCATGCAGGCCGCATCCAGAGCATCTGGTCCCGGCTGCAGGAGCGGGGTCTCCGCAGCCAGTGTGAG TGTCTCCGGGGTCGAAAGGCCTCCCTAGAGGAGCTGCAATCAGTCCATTCTGAAAGGCACGTCCTCCTCTATGGCACCAACCCCCTCAGCCGCCTCAAACTGGATAATGGGAAGCTGACAG GCCTCCTGGCACAGCGGATGTTCGTGATGCTACCCTGTGGCGGGGTTGGG GTAGATACTGACACCATCTGGAATGAGCTGCACTCCTCCAATGCAGCCCGCTGGGCCGCAGGCAGCGTCACTGACCTCGCCTTCAGAGTGGCTTCCGGAGAGCTGAAG AACGGTTTTGCTGTGGTGCGGCCTCCAGGACACCACGCCGATCATTCCACAGCCAT GGGCTTTTGCTTCTTCAACTCCGTGGCCATCGCCTGCAGACAGCTTCAGCAACAAGGCAAGGCCAGCAAGATCCTCATTGTTGACTGG GATGTTCACCATGGAAACGGCACACAGCAAACGTTCTACCAGGACCCCAGCGTGCTGTACATTTCCCTGCACCGCCATGATGACGGCAACTTCTTCCCAGGCAGTGGGGCTGTGGATGAG GTGGGGACTGGCAACGGTGAAGGCTTCAATGTCAACGTGGCTTGGGCTGGGGGCTTGGATCCACCCATGGGGGATCCTGAGTACCTCGCTGCCTTCAG GATCGTGGTGATGCCCATTGCCCGAGAGTTTGCTCCAGACCTGGTCCTGGTGTCTGCTGGATTTGATGCTGCCGAGGGTCACCCAGCCCCGCTGGGTGGCTACCATGTTTCTGCCAAAT GTTTTGGGTACATGACACAGCAGCTGATGAACTTGGCAGGAGGTGCGGTGGTGTTGGCCTTAGAGGGTGGTCATGACCTCACAGCTATCTGTGACGCCTCTGAGGCCTGTGTGGCTGCTCTTCTGGGCAACAAG GTGGATCCCCTTTCAGAAGAAGGCTGGAAACAGAAGCCCAACCTCAATGCCCTCCGCTCTCTGGAAGCTGTGATCAGGGTGCACA GGAAATACTGGGGCTGCATGCAGCGCTTGGCCTCCTGTCCAGACTCTTGGCTGCCCAGAGTACCAGGGGCTGATGCAGAAGTGGAAGCCGTGACTGCACTGGCATCCCTCTCAGTGGGCATCCTGGCTGAAGACAG GCCCTCGCAGCAGCTGGTGGAAGAGGAAGAACCTATGAATCTCTAG
- the Hdac7 gene encoding histone deacetylase 7 isoform X2 → MHSPGAGCPALQPDTPGCQSQPMDLRVGQRPTVEPVPEPALLALQHPQRLHRHLFLAGLQQPQRSAEPMRLSMDAPVPELQGGQQEQELRQLLNKDKSKRSAVASSVVKQKLAEVILKKQQAALERTVHPSSPSIPYRTLEPLDTEGAARSVLSSFLPAVPSLPTEAPEHFPLRKTVSEPNLKLRYKPKKSLERRKNPLLRKESAPPSLRRRPAETLGDSSPGSSSTPASGCSSPNDSEHGPNPALGSEALLGQRLRLQESSLAPFALPTMSLLPAITLGLPAPARADGERRTHSTLGPRGPVLGNPHAPLFLHHGLEPEAGGTLPSRLQPILLLDPSVSHAPLWTVPGLGPLPFQFAQPLLTTERLSGSGLHRPLNRTRSEPLPPSATASPLLGPLQSRQDRLKPHVQLIKRPAKPSEKPRLRQIPSAEDLETDGGGVGPLVNDRLEPRESGHGPPEGRGPVSLQQRQQVPLWEQQHLTGRLSQGSSGDSVLLPLAQVGHRPLSRTQSSPAAPVSLLSPEPTCQTQVLNSSETPATGLVYDSVMLKHQCSCGDNSKHPEHAGRIQSIWSRLQERGLRSQCECLRGRKASLEELQSVHSERHVLLYGTNPLSRLKLDNGKLTGLLAQRMFVMLPCGGVGVDTDTIWNELHSSNAARWAAGSVTDLAFRVASGELKNGFAVVRPPGHHADHSTAMGFCFFNSVAIACRQLQQQGKASKILIVDWDVHHGNGTQQTFYQDPSVLYISLHRHDDGNFFPGSGAVDEVGTGNGEGFNVNVAWAGGLDPPMGDPEYLAAFRIVVMPIAREFAPDLVLVSAGFDAAEGHPAPLGGYHVSAKCFGYMTQQLMNLAGGAVVLALEGGHDLTAICDASEACVAALLGNKVDPLSEEGWKQKPNLNALRSLEAVIRVHRKYWGCMQRLASCPDSWLPRVPGADAEVEAVTALASLSVGILAEDRPSQQLVEEEEPMNL, encoded by the exons GCTGCCCTGCCCTCCAGCCAGACACGCCAGGCTGCCAGTCCCAGCCCATGGATCTGCGCGTGGGCCAGCGGCCCACAGTGGAGCCCGTACCAGAGCCTGCGCTACTGGCCCTGCAGCACCCCCAGCGTCTGCACCGCCATCTCTTCCTGGCAGGCCTGCAACAGCCACAGCGCTCAGCGGAGCCCATGAGG CTCTCCATGGACGCGCCAGTGCCAGAGCTGCAGGGGGGACAGCAGGAACAAGAACTTCGGCAACTTCTCAATAAAGACAAGAGCAAGCGAA gtGCTGTAGCCAGCAGTGTGGTCAAGCAGAAGCTGGCTGAGGTGATCCTGAAAAAACAGCAGGCTGCCCTTGAGAGAACAGTCCATCCCAGCAGCCCCAGTATTCCCTACAG AACTCTTGAGCCCTTGGACACAGAGGGTGCTGCCCGCTCTGTGCTTAGCAGCTTCCTGCCTGCAGTTCCCAGCCTGCCCACTGAAGCCCCGGAACACTTTCCCCTGCGTAAAACAG TATCTGAGCCCAACCTGAAGCTGCGCTATAAGCCCAAGAAGTCCCTGGAGCGGCGCAAGAATCCCCTGCTCAGAAAGGAGAGTGCCCCGCCCAGCCTTCGGAGGCGGCCTGCCGAGACCCTTGGAG aCTCCTCCCCCGGTAGTAGCAGCACACCTGCCTCAGGGTGCAGCTCCCCCAATGACAGCGAGCATGGCCCCAATCCTGCCTTGGGCTCAGAG GCGCTCTTGGGCCAGCGGCTGCGGCTGCAGGAGAGTTCTCTGGCCCCGTTCGCTTTGCCGACAATGTCCTTGCTGCCCGCAATCACACTGGGGCTGCCTGCCCCTGCCAGG gcTGATGGTGAGCGCAGGACCCATTCGACTTTGGGCCCTCGGGGTCCTGTCCTGGGGAACCCCCACGCTCCCCTCTTCCTGCACCACGGTCTGGAGCCAGAGGCTGGGGGGACCTTACCCTCTCGCCTGCAGCCCATTCTCCTCCTGGATCCCTCAGTCTCCCACGCCCCACTGTGGACTG TGCCTGGGCTTGGGCCCTTGCCCTTCCAATTTGCCCAGCCCTTACTGACCACCGAGCGGCTCTCCGGCTCAGGCCTCCACCGGCCACTTAACCGGACCCGCTCAGAGCCCCTGCCCCCCAGCGCCACTGCCTCCCCTCTGCTGGGCCCCCTGCAATCCCGACAGGATCGGCTCAAACCTCATGTCCAGCTGATCAAG agGCCCGCCAAGCCAAGCGAGAAGCCCCGACTGCGGCAGATACCCTCAGCTGAGGACCTAGAGACAGATGGTGGGGGAGTGGGACCTCTGGTGAATGATCGCCTGGAACCTAGGGAGTCAGGCCACGGGCCTCCCGAGGGCAGAGGCCCCGTTTCTCTGCAGCAGCGCCAGCAG GTGCCGCTCTGGGAGCAGCAGCATCTAACTGGGCGGCTCTCCCAGGGAAGCTCCGGCGACTCTGTGTTGCTACCTCTGGCCCAGGTCGGACACCGGCCCCTGTCCAGAACCCAGTCTTCCCCAGCAGCTCCTGTTTCCCTACTGAGCCCAGAGCCCACCTGTCAGACCCAAGTCCTCAACAGCTCAGAGACACCTGCCACAG GGCTGGTCTATGACTCAGTGATGCTGAAACACCAATGCTCCTGTGGAGACAACAGCAAGCACCCTGAGCATGCAGGCCGCATCCAGAGCATCTGGTCCCGGCTGCAGGAGCGGGGTCTCCGCAGCCAGTGTGAG TGTCTCCGGGGTCGAAAGGCCTCCCTAGAGGAGCTGCAATCAGTCCATTCTGAAAGGCACGTCCTCCTCTATGGCACCAACCCCCTCAGCCGCCTCAAACTGGATAATGGGAAGCTGACAG GCCTCCTGGCACAGCGGATGTTCGTGATGCTACCCTGTGGCGGGGTTGGG GTAGATACTGACACCATCTGGAATGAGCTGCACTCCTCCAATGCAGCCCGCTGGGCCGCAGGCAGCGTCACTGACCTCGCCTTCAGAGTGGCTTCCGGAGAGCTGAAG AACGGTTTTGCTGTGGTGCGGCCTCCAGGACACCACGCCGATCATTCCACAGCCAT GGGCTTTTGCTTCTTCAACTCCGTGGCCATCGCCTGCAGACAGCTTCAGCAACAAGGCAAGGCCAGCAAGATCCTCATTGTTGACTGG GATGTTCACCATGGAAACGGCACACAGCAAACGTTCTACCAGGACCCCAGCGTGCTGTACATTTCCCTGCACCGCCATGATGACGGCAACTTCTTCCCAGGCAGTGGGGCTGTGGATGAG GTGGGGACTGGCAACGGTGAAGGCTTCAATGTCAACGTGGCTTGGGCTGGGGGCTTGGATCCACCCATGGGGGATCCTGAGTACCTCGCTGCCTTCAG GATCGTGGTGATGCCCATTGCCCGAGAGTTTGCTCCAGACCTGGTCCTGGTGTCTGCTGGATTTGATGCTGCCGAGGGTCACCCAGCCCCGCTGGGTGGCTACCATGTTTCTGCCAAAT GTTTTGGGTACATGACACAGCAGCTGATGAACTTGGCAGGAGGTGCGGTGGTGTTGGCCTTAGAGGGTGGTCATGACCTCACAGCTATCTGTGACGCCTCTGAGGCCTGTGTGGCTGCTCTTCTGGGCAACAAG GTGGATCCCCTTTCAGAAGAAGGCTGGAAACAGAAGCCCAACCTCAATGCCCTCCGCTCTCTGGAAGCTGTGATCAGGGTGCACA GGAAATACTGGGGCTGCATGCAGCGCTTGGCCTCCTGTCCAGACTCTTGGCTGCCCAGAGTACCAGGGGCTGATGCAGAAGTGGAAGCCGTGACTGCACTGGCATCCCTCTCAGTGGGCATCCTGGCTGAAGACAG GCCCTCGCAGCAGCTGGTGGAAGAGGAAGAACCTATGAATCTCTAG
- the Hdac7 gene encoding histone deacetylase 7 isoform X5, whose protein sequence is MHSPGAGCPALQPDTPGCQSQPMDLRVGQRPTVEPVPEPALLALQHPQRLHRHLFLAGLQQPQRSAEPMRLSMDAPVPELQGGQQEQELRQLLNKDKSKRSAVASSVVKQKLAEVILKKQQAALERTVHPSSPSIPYRTLEPLDTEGAARSVLSSFLPAVPSLPTEAPEHFPLRKTVSEPNLKLRYKPKKSLERRKNPLLRKESAPPSLRRRPAETLGDSSPGSSSTPASGCSSPNDSEHGPNPALGSEADGERRTHSTLGPRGPVLGNPHAPLFLHHGLEPEAGGTLPSRLQPILLLDPSVSHAPLWTVPGLGPLPFQFAQPLLTTERLSGSGLHRPLNRTRSEPLPPSATASPLLGPLQSRQDRLKPHVQLIKRPAKPSEKPRLRQIPSAEDLETDGGGVGPLVNDRLEPRESGHGPPEGRGPVSLQQRQQVPLWEQQHLTGRLSQGSSGDSVLLPLAQVGHRPLSRTQSSPAAPVSLLSPEPTCQTQVLNSSETPATGLVYDSVMLKHQCSCGDNSKHPEHAGRIQSIWSRLQERGLRSQCECLRGRKASLEELQSVHSERHVLLYGTNPLSRLKLDNGKLTGLLAQRMFVMLPCGGVGVDTDTIWNELHSSNAARWAAGSVTDLAFRVASGELKNGFAVVRPPGHHADHSTAMGFCFFNSVAIACRQLQQQGKASKILIVDWDVHHGNGTQQTFYQDPSVLYISLHRHDDGNFFPGSGAVDEVGTGNGEGFNVNVAWAGGLDPPMGDPEYLAAFRIVVMPIAREFAPDLVLVSAGFDAAEGHPAPLGGYHVSAKCFGYMTQQLMNLAGGAVVLALEGGHDLTAICDASEACVAALLGNKVDPLSEEGWKQKPNLNALRSLEAVIRVHRKYWGCMQRLASCPDSWLPRVPGADAEVEAVTALASLSVGILAEDRPSQQLVEEEEPMNL, encoded by the exons GCTGCCCTGCCCTCCAGCCAGACACGCCAGGCTGCCAGTCCCAGCCCATGGATCTGCGCGTGGGCCAGCGGCCCACAGTGGAGCCCGTACCAGAGCCTGCGCTACTGGCCCTGCAGCACCCCCAGCGTCTGCACCGCCATCTCTTCCTGGCAGGCCTGCAACAGCCACAGCGCTCAGCGGAGCCCATGAGG CTCTCCATGGACGCGCCAGTGCCAGAGCTGCAGGGGGGACAGCAGGAACAAGAACTTCGGCAACTTCTCAATAAAGACAAGAGCAAGCGAA gtGCTGTAGCCAGCAGTGTGGTCAAGCAGAAGCTGGCTGAGGTGATCCTGAAAAAACAGCAGGCTGCCCTTGAGAGAACAGTCCATCCCAGCAGCCCCAGTATTCCCTACAG AACTCTTGAGCCCTTGGACACAGAGGGTGCTGCCCGCTCTGTGCTTAGCAGCTTCCTGCCTGCAGTTCCCAGCCTGCCCACTGAAGCCCCGGAACACTTTCCCCTGCGTAAAACAG TATCTGAGCCCAACCTGAAGCTGCGCTATAAGCCCAAGAAGTCCCTGGAGCGGCGCAAGAATCCCCTGCTCAGAAAGGAGAGTGCCCCGCCCAGCCTTCGGAGGCGGCCTGCCGAGACCCTTGGAG aCTCCTCCCCCGGTAGTAGCAGCACACCTGCCTCAGGGTGCAGCTCCCCCAATGACAGCGAGCATGGCCCCAATCCTGCCTTGGGCTCAGAG gcTGATGGTGAGCGCAGGACCCATTCGACTTTGGGCCCTCGGGGTCCTGTCCTGGGGAACCCCCACGCTCCCCTCTTCCTGCACCACGGTCTGGAGCCAGAGGCTGGGGGGACCTTACCCTCTCGCCTGCAGCCCATTCTCCTCCTGGATCCCTCAGTCTCCCACGCCCCACTGTGGACTG TGCCTGGGCTTGGGCCCTTGCCCTTCCAATTTGCCCAGCCCTTACTGACCACCGAGCGGCTCTCCGGCTCAGGCCTCCACCGGCCACTTAACCGGACCCGCTCAGAGCCCCTGCCCCCCAGCGCCACTGCCTCCCCTCTGCTGGGCCCCCTGCAATCCCGACAGGATCGGCTCAAACCTCATGTCCAGCTGATCAAG agGCCCGCCAAGCCAAGCGAGAAGCCCCGACTGCGGCAGATACCCTCAGCTGAGGACCTAGAGACAGATGGTGGGGGAGTGGGACCTCTGGTGAATGATCGCCTGGAACCTAGGGAGTCAGGCCACGGGCCTCCCGAGGGCAGAGGCCCCGTTTCTCTGCAGCAGCGCCAGCAG GTGCCGCTCTGGGAGCAGCAGCATCTAACTGGGCGGCTCTCCCAGGGAAGCTCCGGCGACTCTGTGTTGCTACCTCTGGCCCAGGTCGGACACCGGCCCCTGTCCAGAACCCAGTCTTCCCCAGCAGCTCCTGTTTCCCTACTGAGCCCAGAGCCCACCTGTCAGACCCAAGTCCTCAACAGCTCAGAGACACCTGCCACAG GGCTGGTCTATGACTCAGTGATGCTGAAACACCAATGCTCCTGTGGAGACAACAGCAAGCACCCTGAGCATGCAGGCCGCATCCAGAGCATCTGGTCCCGGCTGCAGGAGCGGGGTCTCCGCAGCCAGTGTGAG TGTCTCCGGGGTCGAAAGGCCTCCCTAGAGGAGCTGCAATCAGTCCATTCTGAAAGGCACGTCCTCCTCTATGGCACCAACCCCCTCAGCCGCCTCAAACTGGATAATGGGAAGCTGACAG GCCTCCTGGCACAGCGGATGTTCGTGATGCTACCCTGTGGCGGGGTTGGG GTAGATACTGACACCATCTGGAATGAGCTGCACTCCTCCAATGCAGCCCGCTGGGCCGCAGGCAGCGTCACTGACCTCGCCTTCAGAGTGGCTTCCGGAGAGCTGAAG AACGGTTTTGCTGTGGTGCGGCCTCCAGGACACCACGCCGATCATTCCACAGCCAT GGGCTTTTGCTTCTTCAACTCCGTGGCCATCGCCTGCAGACAGCTTCAGCAACAAGGCAAGGCCAGCAAGATCCTCATTGTTGACTGG GATGTTCACCATGGAAACGGCACACAGCAAACGTTCTACCAGGACCCCAGCGTGCTGTACATTTCCCTGCACCGCCATGATGACGGCAACTTCTTCCCAGGCAGTGGGGCTGTGGATGAG GTGGGGACTGGCAACGGTGAAGGCTTCAATGTCAACGTGGCTTGGGCTGGGGGCTTGGATCCACCCATGGGGGATCCTGAGTACCTCGCTGCCTTCAG GATCGTGGTGATGCCCATTGCCCGAGAGTTTGCTCCAGACCTGGTCCTGGTGTCTGCTGGATTTGATGCTGCCGAGGGTCACCCAGCCCCGCTGGGTGGCTACCATGTTTCTGCCAAAT GTTTTGGGTACATGACACAGCAGCTGATGAACTTGGCAGGAGGTGCGGTGGTGTTGGCCTTAGAGGGTGGTCATGACCTCACAGCTATCTGTGACGCCTCTGAGGCCTGTGTGGCTGCTCTTCTGGGCAACAAG GTGGATCCCCTTTCAGAAGAAGGCTGGAAACAGAAGCCCAACCTCAATGCCCTCCGCTCTCTGGAAGCTGTGATCAGGGTGCACA GGAAATACTGGGGCTGCATGCAGCGCTTGGCCTCCTGTCCAGACTCTTGGCTGCCCAGAGTACCAGGGGCTGATGCAGAAGTGGAAGCCGTGACTGCACTGGCATCCCTCTCAGTGGGCATCCTGGCTGAAGACAG GCCCTCGCAGCAGCTGGTGGAAGAGGAAGAACCTATGAATCTCTAG